The Silene latifolia isolate original U9 population chromosome 4, ASM4854445v1, whole genome shotgun sequence region ATTTGTTTCGAAATATTGGGGAAAATTCGCTAAACCAGTGGTTCAATATTTTAGGAAGGGGTGGTTCTCATTTCGTTTCTCTAATTCTGAAGAAATGAATGATGTTCTTAAGTATGGGCCTTGGAAAATTGGGGGTAATTCTCTTGTTCTTAAGCATTGGTCTCCAATGTTCTCTTGTGAAATGGAGATTGTTTCTAAAGTACCAGTTTGGGTTTTATTTCCGGGTCTTGACCCATTTCTATGGTCTGATGTTGTGCTTAGTAAGATTGCAAGTAAATTGGGTAGACCTTTGTTTGCTGATCCTGCCACTACTACTAAAGCCAAGCTCTCATTTGCCAGAGTATTGATTGAAATTGATGTTTCTAAGCCTCTCTCTGATCAAGTTATTCTTAACATTCCTTACTTAGGGCAGGTTACTCAGAAGGTTGTCTATGAATGGTACCCTTACTTCTGTAAAGGGTGTGGCAAACTGGGTCATACCTTGGATTCTTGTAAGTGGGAAAAAGCTAAGGCACTGTTAGCTAAGGTTACTAAGGATACACCATTAGTTGAGACTGTATCTAGTATTCCTTCTGGGTCTGTCTGTCCTGATCAGGTTGTTGGAACTAGCAGCCAGgagctaggtggtacctcagATGTCCCTTTGACAGTCTCTCCTTCAAAGGAGAGGAATGTAGACTCAGGCTCTAAGCAAGGTCAGAGATCCTCTTCGCCTAGAGGAAAGCTGTCAAAAGGGGGATCTGTAAAGCACTCAGTATGCCCTGGTAAAAATGTGGTTGCCCCTATAAGGGTCTTCTCTCCTCTTGATTAAGATTTGGAAACTAACTCCATCCCTTCCTCCCCCAATCAGTTTTCCCTTCTTGATGATCAAGACTTACTGATTGAGGATACTATGGTTATTCATGATGTTGGACTAGGTGGTACCTCAGTGGCTAATCCAGCACAGGTAGGGGTTGTTTTAGAGAATGTAGGCTCAGTTGGCCAGAGATCTCTAGAACCTACTCCTAATCTTGTTGGCATTAGTGCTGTAAAGCACTCAGCATGTCCAGAGCCTCCCTTAGTGGTTACTCATAAAGTTGTGGTTCCACCAGATAAAAATTAATGAAAGTAGCTGCTTGGAATGTTAGGGGTTTTAATAACCCTGTCAAGAATAGTGAGGTTAGGTCCTATATTCGTGAGAATAAGTTGGATGTGATTGCTCTGTTGGAAACCAGGGTTAAGCACCATAAAGCTCAGACTATTCTTAAGAACTATTTTGGGAATTGGCACAGTGTTTGCAACTATGACAAGCACTATAATGGGAGAATTTGGTTGCTCTTTAATCCTTGTACTGTCTCTATTAGTGTTACTCAGATGGAGGCTCAAGTTATTAGTGGTTTGGTTCATCACTTTGAAACTAACACTGATATAAATATTAGTATTGTGTATGCTAGTAATGATGCTGCTCAGAGAGAAGATTTGTGGGACTCTCTTCGTTCTGTGGCCACTCCTAATCCTTGGATTGTGTTGGGAGACTTTAATGTTGTTAGATACCCTGAGGAGAAGCTTAGCCCTAATCCTCCTCTCCTTAATGAGATGTTTGAGTTTAACTCTTGTGTTTCTGACTGTCACTTGGATGACATTAGTAGTTCTGGGTGTGATATGACTTGGACTAACAAGCAGGAACCTGACTCTAGGGTTTGGTCAAAACTTGATAGGGTGCTTGTCAATCCTTCCTGGATCTCTTCTTTCCCTGGTTCCCATGCAGTCTTCCATGAGGCAGGGGTTTCTGATCATTCCCCAGTCTTGGTCTCTATTACTGAGGATAGACAGGTTTTAAAGAGATTTAGTTTCCTTAATAGTTGGGTGGAACATCCTGATTTTTTGTCCACTGTTCAGAAGGCTTGGATCTCTCCTACTGCTGGTAGTCCCATGTATTGTTTGTTTGCTAAGCTTAAGTCTGTCAAGCATGCTCTTACCAAGCTGCATAGTAAAGAATATAGTAATATCTCTCTCAGAGTTAAGGAAGCCAAAGTTCAGCTCCTTTGTTGTCAACAGAAGCTTCAACTTGATCCTTTCTCTGCTGATTTGATTCAAGAGGAAAGGAAATGGATGCAGGAATTTACAAAATTTAAGAAAGCTGAATTAAATATCCTTCAGCAAAGAGCTAAGCTTAAAAATATTCAACTTTCTGATAGTAGCTCTAAATATTTCTTTGACAAAATCTCTGAACGTCAGTATCACCAAGTTCTAGGTGCTATTTGTGATCAGTCTGGGGTTCTGCAGCAGGGTCTTGATAATGTGGGGTCTGCTTTCCAAAACTACTATCAGAGTTTGTTAGGGGAGGCTAAACATGTTGATAACTTCCATGTTGTTCCCATTCCTAATGGTCCCAAGATTTCTAAGGATGATAATGCTGGACTAATTCAGGTTGTTTCTCCTCAAGAAATAAAAGATGCTGTATTTAGTATGGACTCCAATATCAGTCCTGGTGTTGATGGCTTTTCTGCTGGATTTTTCAAGTCTGCTTGGAgtgttgttggtggtgatttTTGTAAAGCAGTTCAAAGTTTCTTCAAGACTGGTAAAATGTCTAAGCAAGCTAACTCTACTATCCTTTCGCTTATTCCCAAAAAAGATGTTCCTAGTACTGTTATGGACTTCAGACCAATTTCTTGCTGCACTGTTTTTTATAAAGCTGTTAGCAAGGTTCTAGCTAATAGGCTTCAAAAAGTGATTCCTTCTATTGTAGGAGAAGAACAGGCTGCTTTTGTAAAAGGAAGGAGTATTCATGAGAATATCTTCCTTTCTCAAACTTTGGTTAAAGGGTATAATAAGAGAACTATTTCTCCTCGATGCCTAATCAAAGTGGATATCAAGAAAGCTTTTAATTCTTTACAATGGAGCTTTGTTGCTAATATGTTACAGGAGTTTGGGTTTCCCAAGCAGTTCATTAGCTGGATCCTTGGTTGTATCACTGGGACCTGgttctctttgaagattaatgGAGGTCTCTTTGGTTTTTTTTCTGGCAAGGGTGGCCTTAGGCAAGGGGATCCTCTTTCCCCTTACCTTTTTTGTGCTAAGTATGGAAATCTTATCTAGATCTCTTAGAGTTCTTTGTCTTCAACCTTTGGTTTCTTACCATCCAAAGTGTAGTCAGCTGGGTCTGACCCATCTtatttttgctgatgatttaatgGTGTTTGTTCGTGGGGATGTGCCATCAGTGTTGGCTGTGCAGCATGCCTTAGCTTCCTTTGCTTCTATTTCTGGTCTCCATGCTAATGTGGATAAAACTCAAATTTATTTTGGTGGAGTAGCTCAGGAGGTTAGAGCGCCATTCGACTTCTCTGGATTTTTCGAAGGAAGCTTTCCCTTTCGTTATCTGGGGTTGCCTCTTGGTCCTTCCAGGTATTCAGTGAGTATGTATGATTCTTTGATTATTAAGATCCAGACCAAGTTGCAGCATTGGTCAGCTAAGTCTCTTACTTATGCTGGTAAGGCTCAACTTTTGGATGCTGTCATCTTTGGAATTGAGAACTTTTGGTGTTCTAGTGTTCTCTTGCCTAAAAATGTGTTACATCAGGTCAATCACTTAAGTAGGAATTTTTTCTGGGGCATTAAGGATGGGGAAAGAAAGATGCAGTTTAAAAGTTGGAATACTATTTGTGCTCCGTGGCATAAAGGTGGTTTTAACATAAAAAATGTGCAAGTTTGGAATATAGCTTTGTTGCTTAACTGGATTTGAAAGTTCTCTAATGGTTCCAATAGTCTGTGGGTTAACTGGCATAAGAAGTATGTTCTGAAAACTGATACCATTTGGTCTCTTACTTCTAAAGATCAGTTTTCCTCTAGTTTCAAAGGAATTTTGGCTGCCAGGGATGTCTTTCTCACTAAAACTGGATCTCCCCAAGTTGCAGAGGGTTTGTTTGACTCTTGGGTTGCAGGTGGTAAGCTTACTATCAGCAAAGTTTATGAGTTTTTGCTTGATGCTCCTCAGCAAGAGGACTGGTTTTCTGTGTTCTTTCATCAAAGCTTTGTCCCTAGTCATAGGGTGACTGCTCTTCTTGCTGCTCAAAGAAAGTTGGCAACAATCGATAATCTGCAGCATAGAGGTTTCCAAATTGTTAGCAATTTGCATGATCTTTGTAAGCTAGATCCCACGGACACTCACCAAGCATTTGTTTTTCAAATTTGTCCATTTTCTCAAGCGATCCGGGAAGCATTGGTTGATGGCGTGACATTTATCTCTCAGTCATTTAGACCTGCTTGATTTAATGCAATGGAGTTATGGTTCCCAGAATGGATGGGTAGCAGCTTGGTTTCGAACTACTCTAGCTGCTGCTACTTATGGTATTTGGATGGAGCGAAATAGGCGCATTTTTATAAATCAAGAAGGAACAGTTCAAACAGTGGTGAATAGAATTAAGTATAATGTTGCAGTCCGTTTGTATATGAATCCTAGATTTTCCAAATTTGTTTCTCAGCTTAGTGATTAGTTTGATCCTTTGTAGGTGCTCATTTGTTAGAGCATGTCTTTGCTTAAGTTTAGGCTTAGGCTATTATCTAGTGTGATATCCTTGCAAAAAATTACTTGTAATTTCTTTCTTCtttgaaatgaaatgataatcttttgcaaaaaaaaaaaaaaaaatcacaacggtttcataaccaattaacctcttttatttcattcattttctaataatagtaatactttacataataataataaaaatataaaaataggctaggattccaaaaaccccaccttcttattacaataataataataataataaataataaaaaagacTTGGgttattcctccattttccctttgcccttgtcattcttatcatacttcttgtcacgacctcgagccggacgctcttgcgccacttcggacctaatcaccaaaggtatTTCTCGCGgtctagacttcccattcttatCAATCAccttgtccacgacaggagagatcttcggtttcttcgaaggatgaacaactcgaaacccggcttcttcctctccctcaatcagatgtttctctttctccttttccacctcgcgcaccttgtagtcaacgggctcgcgcttcctcaatctctcgcgctcctccggagtagtagctttcctccatcgca contains the following coding sequences:
- the LOC141651614 gene encoding uncharacterized protein LOC141651614 — encoded protein: MVFVRGDVPSVLAVQHALASFASISGLHANVDKTQIYFGGVAQEVRAPFDFSGFFEGSFPFRYLGLPLGPSRYSVSMYDSLIIKIQTKLQHWSAKSLTYAGKAQLLDAVIFGIENFWCSSVLLPKNVLHQFSNGSNSLWVNWHKKYVLKTDTIWSLTSKDQFSSSFKGILAARDVFLTKTGSPQVAEGLFDSWVAGGKLTISKVYEFLLDAPQQEDWFSVFFHQSFVPSHRVTALLAAQRKLATIDNLQHRGFQIVSNLHDLCKLDPTDTHQAFVFQICPFSQAIREALVDGVTFISQSFRPA